One Pantoea eucalypti genomic region harbors:
- a CDS encoding YbgS-like family protein has translation MMKKFALVFLTAAMTLSSGAVLAADSSSNNGTANQAASAGAAAGGANENLPPNKVDNNKINNTGNDTNPATSGSTTSNGNMSANEMDQNAQCKDGKCPNINKKVQTKVGGGDVDTKTDGTTQ, from the coding sequence ATGATGAAAAAGTTTGCCTTAGTTTTTTTGACAGCAGCAATGACACTGAGCAGCGGTGCGGTACTGGCTGCGGACAGCAGCAGCAATAACGGTACAGCTAACCAGGCAGCCAGTGCAGGTGCAGCAGCGGGCGGAGCGAACGAAAATCTGCCGCCAAATAAAGTCGATAACAACAAAATTAATAACACTGGCAATGACACCAATCCTGCAACCTCTGGCAGCACCACCAGCAATGGAAATATGTCTGCTAACGAAATGGACCAGAACGCCCAGTGTAAAGATGGCAAATGTCCGAACATTAATAAAAAAGTTCAGACTAAAGTGGGCGGCGGTGACGTAGATACCAAAACCGACGGCACCACCCAGTAA
- a CDS encoding response regulator transcription factor codes for MAVLLLIDDHPLVEVALEAALSQSPIPVQLLSASSEKAARPLLQQSLDIIVLDIGLPDSDGLEFLRRLKIHRPDCPVLIYSAQQTRHYVRRAQALGAAGYVVKSQRMAQLLSAILAVLGGQTAFPEMDDEPELPLTQKERQILALLASGLSNLQIAAQLHISNKTVSTHKKNILEKTGARSVVELADLWKAQQ; via the coding sequence ATGGCTGTTTTGCTTCTGATAGACGATCATCCGCTGGTTGAAGTGGCACTTGAAGCCGCCCTGAGCCAGTCACCTATTCCGGTTCAGCTCCTCTCTGCCAGCAGTGAAAAAGCCGCCCGTCCCCTGCTTCAGCAGTCACTGGACATTATCGTGCTGGATATCGGCCTGCCGGATAGCGATGGGCTGGAGTTCCTGCGTCGCCTGAAGATCCATCGACCCGATTGCCCGGTCCTCATCTACTCCGCGCAGCAGACCCGCCACTATGTGCGTCGCGCTCAGGCGCTGGGTGCCGCCGGTTATGTGGTGAAAAGCCAGCGTATGGCGCAGTTGCTCAGCGCTATCCTTGCCGTGCTCGGCGGACAGACGGCTTTCCCGGAGATGGATGATGAGCCTGAACTCCCGCTGACCCAGAAAGAGCGTCAGATTCTGGCCCTACTGGCCAGCGGGCTGTCTAATCTGCAAATTGCTGCCCAGTTGCACATCAGCAATAAAACGGTCAGCACCCATAAGAAAAATATTCTGGAAAAAACCGGCGCCCGCTCGGTGGTAGAACTGGCCGATCTGTGGAAGGCACAGCAGTGA
- a CDS encoding ATP-binding protein, with protein MLLLLCGSALAEVRPVSSVNLPMMLPVTHAETMQGKILRVGLLEENHAPWTMRIGNDLYGINADYLSALRQLTGAQFTLNLYSDQPHLIQALSSGQIDFALGMWVTPLPAGTLSSDNWYSSPLRVYRNQQNQRAVMFNSQNAQLAISDSTLAQLPPALAARHSFRRYSSDLQALYTLLNQQNDYVVADETSAGFLLSQLQQGQIYQIASHIDAGQLNLRAVARDPQLISWINQSLRQLPAELMNTLQARWSSNLPRYQDTQTLMLSPAERAWIADHPRVTYTAEPDNYPWSYRDASGTARGYGVDLLKAIAQSTGLQFEPVWVSNPRQARTLIEQKQAMLQLLQPLNGDAMQSTSLPVWRALWGIYSIQSDTLAHWRDLRGKRIGVLQDDLALRLLPADLQPLQFADRNSLYDALAKGQIDVLVDNVLSARWRIASRDDARIHLAFAASDIAWPIALGVTPDQAVLRTLLDRALQQIPADTQSQMRDSWSTPPQPGSVMAMGSLPMMVLAVAGAAIVLLLLLLARRYWQQRRERQQREQAEHANAMKSQFLATVSHELRTPMQAILGLLELEKQQHSSQNLTLLHSSAQSLLTLLNDLQDHARIESNSFTLAPRPLALAQWLSQQQHFYHPLMRGDGPRLIVEALTPLPDTVLIDADRLQQVINNLMTNALKFTRHGTIRLTLAAQDQQLILTVSDSGSGIPSEEQQKLFDPWYQAPSGKSVSVQGSGLGLFICREIVLRMGGDIRLASEPGLGTQVTVTLPLEICTPANHVDESALPGFPQLRVAIVDDHPTNLLVMQQQLARFAIQADIFEQGRALLQADAQQPYDLLFIDQMMPRPDGTLLLRILRRRDRQRRRQAMRVLCSADAQLLSRSLEERERVLIKPVQLGDLSALLAEWQQAWQDDPLASLDDNLWQLAQQNEKFLNRLSQTLHSTVTQDLAAMQAAHDRADWTPFAEAAHRMKGSFLLVGLEHGAQLSQQLTEQVKQHQDPSETWQLLILLANRLLKKLETYGTYPHS; from the coding sequence ATGCTGCTGTTGCTGTGCGGCTCCGCGCTGGCTGAGGTGCGTCCGGTGAGCAGCGTCAATCTGCCGATGATGCTGCCGGTGACGCACGCGGAAACCATGCAGGGCAAAATTCTGCGCGTTGGCCTGCTGGAAGAGAACCACGCGCCCTGGACAATGCGCATCGGCAATGACCTCTATGGCATCAATGCCGACTATCTTTCCGCGCTGCGGCAACTGACCGGCGCGCAGTTCACCCTCAACCTTTACAGCGATCAGCCGCACCTCATACAGGCACTGAGCAGCGGCCAGATTGATTTCGCGCTGGGCATGTGGGTCACGCCCCTGCCAGCCGGCACCCTGAGCAGCGATAACTGGTACAGCAGCCCGCTGCGGGTCTACCGCAATCAGCAAAACCAGCGTGCCGTGATGTTTAACAGCCAGAATGCCCAACTGGCGATCAGCGACAGCACGCTGGCCCAACTGCCGCCCGCGCTGGCGGCCCGCCACAGCTTCAGACGCTACAGCAGCGATCTGCAGGCGCTCTACACCCTGCTCAATCAGCAGAATGACTATGTGGTGGCAGATGAGACCAGCGCCGGTTTTTTGTTAAGCCAGCTTCAGCAGGGCCAGATTTACCAGATCGCCTCTCACATTGATGCAGGACAGCTAAACCTGCGCGCGGTGGCACGTGATCCCCAGCTTATCAGCTGGATTAATCAGAGCCTGCGTCAGTTGCCAGCGGAACTGATGAACACGCTACAGGCGCGCTGGAGCAGTAACCTGCCGCGCTATCAGGATACACAGACCCTGATGCTCAGCCCCGCTGAACGCGCCTGGATCGCCGATCATCCGCGCGTTACTTACACCGCCGAACCGGACAACTATCCCTGGAGCTACCGCGATGCCAGCGGCACCGCCAGAGGTTATGGCGTGGACTTGCTGAAAGCGATAGCACAGAGCACAGGATTGCAGTTTGAGCCGGTATGGGTCAGCAATCCCCGTCAGGCACGCACCCTGATTGAGCAAAAGCAGGCGATGCTGCAGCTGTTGCAGCCGCTGAACGGCGATGCGATGCAGAGTACGTCGCTGCCGGTGTGGCGGGCGCTGTGGGGCATCTACAGCATCCAGTCTGACACGCTGGCGCACTGGCGCGACCTGCGCGGCAAACGGATTGGTGTATTGCAGGATGACCTGGCGCTGCGTCTGTTGCCTGCGGATCTGCAGCCCCTGCAGTTTGCCGACCGTAATAGCCTTTATGACGCGCTGGCAAAAGGGCAGATCGATGTGCTGGTCGATAATGTGCTTTCCGCCCGCTGGCGTATTGCCAGCCGCGATGATGCGCGCATCCACCTGGCCTTTGCCGCCAGCGACATCGCCTGGCCCATCGCGCTGGGCGTCACACCCGACCAGGCGGTGCTGCGCACGTTGCTGGATCGTGCTCTGCAGCAGATTCCGGCCGATACCCAGAGCCAGATGCGCGACAGCTGGTCTACCCCGCCGCAGCCCGGCAGCGTGATGGCAATGGGTTCGCTGCCAATGATGGTGCTGGCGGTGGCCGGTGCGGCCATTGTGCTGCTGTTGCTGCTGCTGGCACGCCGTTACTGGCAACAGCGCCGCGAGCGTCAGCAGCGTGAACAGGCAGAGCATGCCAATGCGATGAAAAGCCAGTTTCTGGCAACCGTCAGTCATGAGCTGCGCACGCCGATGCAGGCTATCCTGGGGCTGCTTGAGCTGGAAAAACAGCAGCACAGCAGCCAGAACCTGACGCTGCTTCACAGCAGCGCTCAATCGTTGCTGACGCTGCTGAATGACCTGCAGGACCATGCCCGCATTGAGAGCAACAGTTTTACCCTGGCACCCCGTCCACTGGCGCTGGCGCAATGGCTCAGCCAGCAGCAGCACTTTTATCACCCGTTAATGCGCGGTGACGGGCCGCGTCTGATTGTCGAGGCGCTGACGCCGCTGCCTGACACGGTGCTCATCGATGCCGATCGCCTGCAGCAGGTGATCAACAACCTTATGACCAATGCGCTGAAATTTACGCGTCACGGCACGATTCGCCTGACCCTGGCTGCCCAGGATCAACAGCTGATTCTCACAGTGAGCGACAGCGGCAGCGGTATCCCATCGGAGGAACAGCAGAAGTTGTTTGATCCCTGGTATCAGGCGCCGTCCGGAAAATCAGTTTCGGTGCAGGGCAGCGGCCTGGGGCTGTTTATCTGCCGCGAAATAGTGCTGCGGATGGGCGGCGATATCCGGCTCGCCTCAGAACCGGGGCTCGGCACTCAGGTCACTGTGACGCTGCCGCTTGAGATCTGCACGCCAGCAAACCACGTGGATGAATCCGCCCTGCCCGGTTTTCCGCAGCTGCGGGTGGCGATTGTGGATGACCACCCGACTAACCTGCTGGTGATGCAGCAGCAGCTGGCACGCTTTGCCATTCAGGCTGACATCTTTGAGCAGGGACGTGCGCTGCTGCAGGCCGATGCGCAGCAACCTTATGACCTGCTGTTTATCGACCAGATGATGCCGCGTCCCGACGGCACGCTGCTGCTGCGGATACTGCGTCGGCGTGACCGCCAGCGGAGACGGCAGGCGATGCGGGTACTCTGCTCGGCTGATGCGCAGCTGCTGTCGCGCTCGCTTGAGGAGCGGGAGCGGGTATTGATCAAACCGGTGCAGTTAGGCGATCTCAGCGCGTTGCTGGCAGAGTGGCAGCAAGCGTGGCAGGACGATCCGCTGGCGTCACTGGATGACAATCTGTGGCAACTGGCACAGCAGAATGAAAAATTCCTCAACCGTCTGAGCCAGACGCTGCACAGCACGGTCACGCAGGATCTGGCTGCGATGCAGGCGGCGCATGATCGTGCGGACTGGACGCCGTTCGCTGAGGCGGCACACAGGATGAAAGGAAGCTTTTTACTGGTAGGGCTGGAGCATGGCGCGCAGCTCAGCCAGCAATTGACGGAGCAGGTAAAACAGCATCAGGACCCGTCTGAGACGTGGCAATTACTGATATTATTAGCAAACAGGTTACTGAAAAAACTGGAAACTTATGGCACATACCCACACTCATAG
- the zitB gene encoding CDF family zinc transporter ZitB codes for MAHTHTHSGQDSNRTRLAAAFGVTVVFMVAEVIGGWLSGSLALLADAGHMLTDAAALLMALLAVHFSRRKPNARHTFGLLRLTTVAAFVNAIALLGITALIVWEAVRRFADPQPVTGGLMLGIAIGGLLANLLSFWLLHHGSGEKNLNVRAAALHVMGDLLGSVGAIVAAVIIMLTGWTPIDPILSLLVSLLVLRSAWSLLRESLQELLEGAPHSLDVNKLTRDLTLNIAEVRNVHHVHLWQVGEKPMLTLHAQVIPPYDHDALLHRIHDYLRENYQIAHATVQMEYQPCAGAECELGSGSAAATGHDHSHSHDHDHGPAHVKGDKHTH; via the coding sequence ATGGCACATACCCACACTCATAGCGGGCAGGATAGTAATCGCACGCGTCTGGCGGCCGCCTTCGGGGTGACCGTCGTCTTCATGGTTGCTGAAGTCATTGGCGGCTGGCTCTCTGGTTCACTGGCGCTGCTGGCGGACGCCGGGCATATGCTGACCGATGCCGCCGCACTGCTGATGGCCTTGCTGGCGGTCCATTTCTCACGCCGTAAACCCAATGCACGTCACACCTTTGGCCTGCTGCGTCTGACCACGGTAGCCGCATTTGTTAACGCCATTGCACTGCTCGGCATTACTGCACTGATCGTCTGGGAAGCAGTGCGCCGCTTTGCCGACCCGCAACCGGTGACCGGCGGACTGATGCTGGGAATCGCGATCGGCGGCCTGCTGGCCAATCTGCTCTCGTTCTGGCTGCTGCATCATGGCAGCGGAGAGAAGAACCTCAACGTGCGGGCCGCGGCGCTGCATGTGATGGGTGACCTGCTCGGTTCAGTGGGCGCGATTGTGGCGGCAGTAATTATAATGCTGACCGGCTGGACGCCCATCGACCCGATACTGTCGTTGCTGGTGTCACTGCTGGTGCTACGCAGCGCCTGGTCGCTGCTGCGTGAGAGTCTGCAGGAGTTACTGGAAGGGGCTCCGCATTCACTGGATGTGAATAAGCTGACACGGGATCTCACCCTGAACATCGCCGAGGTGCGCAATGTTCACCATGTGCATCTGTGGCAGGTGGGCGAAAAGCCGATGCTGACGCTGCATGCGCAGGTGATCCCGCCTTACGATCATGATGCGCTGCTGCATCGCATTCACGACTATCTGCGCGAGAACTATCAGATCGCGCACGCGACGGTGCAGATGGAGTACCAGCCCTGCGCTGGTGCCGAGTGTGAACTCGGCTCAGGCAGTGCGGCTGCCACCGGCCATGACCACAGTCATTCTCACGACCACGATCATGGCCCTGCTCATGTTAAAGGCGACAAGCACACTCACTGA